The following are from one region of the Entelurus aequoreus isolate RoL-2023_Sb linkage group LG17, RoL_Eaeq_v1.1, whole genome shotgun sequence genome:
- the LOC133631998 gene encoding fatty acid-binding protein, liver-type-like yields MSFSGKFQLESQENFEPFMKAIGVPDELIQKGKDLKSVSEIEENGGVFRVTVTTGSNVLVNSFTIGQEAELNTITGEKVKAVVQREGNKLKVSLKGIVSVTELVDANTLVNTMTLGDVVYKRTNKRI; encoded by the exons ATGTCCTTCTCTGGAAAATTTCAGCTGGAGTCTCAGGAGAACTTTGAGCCTTTTATGAAGGCCATTG GTGTCCCTGATGAGCTCATCCAGAAAGGCAAAGACCTCAAGAGCGTCTCTGAGATCGAGGAGAACGGCGGCGTCTTTAGAGTGACGGTCACTACAGGCTCCAATGTCCTTGTCAACTCTTTTACCATCGGACAGGAGGCCGAGTTGAATACCATCACTGGGGAGAAGGTCAAG GCGGTGGTTCAGCGTGAAGGCAACAAGCTGAAAGTTTCCTTGAAGGGAATTGTCTCAGTCACGGAATTGGTGGATGCAAACACACTTGTCAAT ACCATGACACTCGGTGACGTCGTGTACAAGAGGACGAACAAACGTATATAA